One genomic segment of Schistosoma haematobium chromosome 6, whole genome shotgun sequence includes these proteins:
- a CDS encoding hypothetical protein (EggNog:ENOG4113EYC~COG:J), whose translation MSRLNHVNIVRYITSWLDYEWISVESNSEVSNCNLTSTRTNNYLTHPSNIMNIKHVKSRNNHTSVKSSFNTLLTPNEFNDSWEINENPETNGLSLPDGRRKKKRRNNLKIDTSSDIKALIPSKELIPVNHFDKSHPGMYIRRPVLCIQLELCQYNLADWLQHRNNLLSINTPVPNNQLNISPLLYQSVQRAPVRWLMDQIISGVAYLHSENVIHRDLKPENVLICGPPLHSITNIPCTRIVDRRLSHKYLDNERENSINLSSSSLLLTNNNDYNYNDSSCMHSLSKASNCYHQLIVKICDFGLARMLLDYSSFNLMNSYSDSPIKNTSDTFQSFNKNTHVQNPNDTNISRFACHLNSLSLSQSNQPSFFNGTSSFPNDDDNNNNDEDEDNGDEYPSLSILSTSSSRSTDSDSLIQFKNSLRYSSDNLSETDESIMNSLQPNQNIRQNTMKSNQEFTMVNSSSNNNNNLCETSDNSDEKHLLLSKHKPVTTTKTHQTLFYLTADLGSSIYTAPEVQNSCKNKSNQRTLYNYKADIYSLGVIFFEMLHPCFTRSELITYLEQFINASSLTNCHNIENQKISNGGTNQCNINVHTKHGIMDYLLDIFPRPMQSTWPYESQLVARMLNLHVQYRPNAMEVLEILSVNSEFPDLVENHITVDASNSSLDIVSKNLKIESTIHEDKKIYYLLKGNFSNYQLIDYLIWRNRELEQKLHEAQERLSVYEKADKVENV comes from the exons ATGTCGCGACTTAATCATGTAAACATAGTCAGATATATCACGTCTTGGCTAGATTACGAATGGATATCTGTTGAAAGCAATAGTGAG GTATCCAACTGTAATCTCACTTCTACACGTACTAA TAATTATTTAACTCATCCATCAAACATTATGAATATAAAGCATGTTAAGTCTAGAAATAATCATACTTCTGTTAAATCTTCATTTAACACTCTTCTTACGCctaatgaattcaatgattCTTGGGAAATTAATGAAAATCCAGAAACTAATGGCTTATCACTACCAGATGGAAGACGAAAGAAAAAACGTAGAAATAATCTGAAAATTGACACTTCATCAGATATCAAAGCATTGATTCCTAGTAAAGAATTAATTCCTGTCAATCATTtt GATAAGTCACATCCCGGTATGTATATTCGACGACCTGTTCTGTGTATTCAATTAGAACTATGTCAGTATAACTTAGCAGATTGGCTACAGCATAGAAATAACTTGCTCTCTATTAATACTCCTGTCCCCAATAATCAATTGAATATCTCACCGCTTTTATATCAATCAGTTCAACGTGCTCCTGTTCGTTGGTTAATGGATCAAATAATTTCAGGTGTTGCGTATTTACATTCTGAAAATGTAATTCATCGTGATCTTAAG CCTGAAAATGTACTAATATGTGGACCTCCATTGCATTCAATCACTAATATCCCATGTACACGTATTGTTGATCGACGATTATCACATAAATATTTAGACAACGAAAGAGAAAACTCAATCAATTTGTCTTCATCTTCCCTTTTActaacaaataataatgattataattataatgaCAGTAGTTGTATGCATTCACTTTCAAAAGCATCAAATTGTTATCATCAATTAATTGTGAAAATATGTGATTTTGGATTGGCTAGAATGTTGTTAGattattcatcatttaatttGATGAATTCATACTCTGATTCACCAATAAAAAATACATCAG ACACTTTCCAATCATTTAACAAAAACACACATGTACAAAATCCAAATGATACCAACATATCGAGATTTGCATGTCATTTAAATTCATTATCTTTATCACAGTCAAATCAACCTTCATTTTTTAATGGAACTAGTTCATTtcctaatgatgatgataataataataatgatgaagatgaagataaCGGTGATGAGTATCCATCGTTATCGATATTGTCAACATCATCTAGTCGAAGTACCGATTCGGATAGTTTAATTCaatttaaaaatagtttacGATATTCTTCAGA TAATTTATCAGAAACTGATGAATCGATAATGAACTCTCTACAACCCAATCAAAATATAAGACAGAATACAATGAAATCTAATCAAGAATTCACTATGGTGAATTCatctagtaataataataataatctatgcgAAACAAGTGATAACTCTGACGAAAAACACTTATTGTTGTCAAAACATAAACCTGTAACGACAACTAAAACACATCAgactttgttttatttaacgGCCGATTTAGGCAGTTCGATTTATACTGCACCAGAAGTTCAAAATTCttgtaaaaataaatcaaatcaacGAACATTGTATAATTATAAG GCTGATATTTATAGTTTAGGTGTAATATTCTTTGAAATGTTACATCCATGCTTCACAAGATCCGAATTAATAACCTATTTAGAACAATTTATCAATGCATCATCATTAACTAATTGTCATAATATAGAAAATCAAAAAATCTCAAATGGTGGTACCAACCAGTGTAACATTAATGTTCATACTAAACATGGAATTATGGATTATTTGTTAGATATATTTCCTCGTCCAATGCAGTCAACTTGGCCTTATGAA AGTCAATTAGTTGCTAGAATGTTAAATCTTCATGTTCAATATCGTCCTAATGCAATGGAAGTTTTAGAAATCTTGTCAGTCAACTCAGAG TTCCCAGATCTCGTGGAAAATCACATCACTGTAGATGCATCTAATTCATCCCTAGATATTGTTTCCAAGAATTTGAAAATAGAATCAACAATACACGAAGACAAGAAAATATACTATCTACTGAAAGGTAACTTCTCAAATtatcaattaattgattatcTGATATGGCGTAATCGAGAACTGGAACAAAAACTGCATGAAGCACAAGAACGTCTTTCTGTGTATGAAAAAGCAGATAAAGTAGAAAATGTATAG